A window of the Aspergillus flavus chromosome 6, complete sequence genome harbors these coding sequences:
- a CDS encoding putative pyoverdine/dityrosine biosynthesis protein, with protein sequence MSATEVQVPFAPTSFSALSPVESIVFDAKALQKATEILNVIYRYRAPVPESVEDRSDEGTLKFLPLIYSRVKAHQAIQLILPAFPFKSPNRKNKVLGTLPDKGEETALSHLNGLCAAITDIYEPGAILTIASDGLVYNDLLGVPDSEVYAYGQCLRQIVLDQEYKHIQFIRLQHLLHVHEDMPLDAATYESLAGTFRQRLVENYTPLDYDCAASIKEDKDVCATYRGYIKFLTKDLEHMYVDDGSVSKRSHKQKLESIAKEMIVRGKAFAEAIRKNYADHIRLSIHPSAGSTKISIKVLPLALHAVTPWHSSPCFTVDGRIEYGMREVFDNREDVELVHKDGRPWYYREKSDLYRWSESVEIEPQYPCGLIIRPTESNTSVTDLDMLKLRGLVQENSPVVLRGFNDTRDKELFVKKAEEMGTPMPWKFGLILEVKDHGTESQGLNNVLSAEWMPFHYDGLFKVKKEINADGKEVTVSCPPKFQFFTGMTPSPKDTGFTLFSASHLIWHYLPQNYTLEQLSKLSWTVRTTSFDEAKITDLPLVVPHFAHNRPCLRYHEPWPQEKTAFDPTYITIQDVPNSPEICQMLDSLLHDRRVAYWHSWEEGDWVISDNVTMMHTRSSFTAKSDRCLRRIHVD encoded by the exons ATGAGCGCAACAGAGGTTCAGGTTCCATTCGCCCCGACGAGCTTCTCAGCGTTATCCCCTGTCGAGTCTATTGTCTTCGACGCAAAAGCACTTCAGAAAGCAACGGAGATCTTGAACGTCATCTACCGTTATCGCGCACCAGTTCCCGAATCCGTAGAGGATCGCAGCGATGAGGGAACCCTAAAGTTTCTCCCGCTGATCTATTCTCGGGTGAAAGCTCACCAGGCGATCCAATTGATTCTGCCAGCCTTTCCATTCAAGTCCCCGAACCGCAAGAATAAAGTCCTGGGTACCTTGCCTGATAAGGGAGAGGAGACTGCCTTGTCACACCTGAATGGCTTGTGCGCCGCGATTACAGATATCTACGAGCCTGGTGCTATATTGACTATTGCATCTGATGGCCTTGTGTACAATG ACCTGCTAGGAGTGCCCGATTCCGAAGTCTACGCATACGGACAATGCCTTCGACAAATAGTCCTCGACCAGGAATACAAACACATTCAATTTATTAGACTCCAGCACCTCCTGCACGTACACGAAGATATGCCCCTTGACGCTGCTACATATGAGAGCCTCGCCGGAACCTTTCGACAGAGATTGGTGGAGAACTATACACCACTGGACTACGACTGTGCTGCCAGTAtcaaagaagataaagacgTGTGTGCGACATACCGAGGCTACATCAAGTTCCTCACCAAGGACTTGGAGCACATGTACGTCGATGACGGAAGCGTTTCGAAACGTTCCCATAAGCAGAAGCTGGAATCGATCGCTAAGGAGATGATCGTCCGTGGCAAG GCCTTCGCAGAAGCAATCCGAAAGAACTACGCTGATCATATCCGTCTATCCATTCACCCATCCGCCGGATCCACCAAAATCTCTATCAAAGTGTTGCCTCTGGCTCTCCACGCCGTGACCCCCTGGCACTCATCTCCCTGCTTCACCGTGGACGGAAGAATCGAGTACGGGATGCGCGAGGTATTTGATAACCGTGAGGACGTGGAGTTAGTACACAAAGATGGAAGACCATGGTACTACCGCGAGAAATCGGACCTGTACAGATGGTCTGAGTCTGTGGAGATCGAGCCCCAATACCCTTGTGGCCTGATCATCCGACCAACTGAGAGTAACACATCAGTTACGGATCTGGACATGCTCAAGCTCCGTGGACTAGTCCAGGAGAACTCTCCCGTGGTTCTCCGTGGCTTCAACGATACCCGTGACAAGGAGCTGTTTgtcaagaaggccgaggaaATGGGAACTCCTATGCCCTGGAAGTTCGGTTTGATACTTGAGGTCAAAGACCACGGTACTGAATCCCAGGGCCTTAATAATGTGCTATCCGCCGAGTGGATGCCATTCCACTATGATGGCCTCTTCAAAGTCAAGAAGGAGATAAATGCtgatggaaaagaagtcacTGTTTCTTGCCCGCCCAA ATTCCAATTCTTCACCGGCATGACTCCCTCCCCCAAGGACACAGGCTTCACGCTCTTCAGTGCCTCCCACCTCATCTGGCACTACCTCCCCCAGAACTACACACTGGAACAACTCTCAAAGCTATCCTGGACAGTGAGAACCACATCCTTCGATGAAGCCAAGATCACCGACCTACCACTCGTTGTCCCACACTTTGCTCACAACAGACCCTGTCTTCGGTACCACGAGCCTTGGCCTCAAGAGAAAACGGCCTTCGACCCGACGTACATCACGATCCAGGACGTTCCCAACTCCCCGGAGATATGCCAGATGCTAGATTCGTTGCTTCATGATCGTCGTGTGGCTTATTGGCATTCGTGGGAGGAGGGCGACTGGGTTATTAGTGATAATGTGACGATGATGCATACGCGGAGCTCGTTTACGGCCAAGTCGGATCGGTGTTTGAGGAGGATTcatgttgattga